Proteins encoded together in one Chelonoidis abingdonii isolate Lonesome George chromosome 1, CheloAbing_2.0, whole genome shotgun sequence window:
- the LOC116815619 gene encoding putative aldo-keto reductase family 1 member C8 isoform X7, translated as MEFDKDYCIKMNDGNKIPAVGFGTYSPDAVQKSKCEEATKVAIEVGFRHIDGAFVYGTEEEVGRAVHEKIADGTVKREDIFYTGKLGSTFHRPELVRSCLEQSLKKLKFDYLDLFIIHIPVSLKASRVKFTHGTQAWTRFITNG; from the exons ATGGAGTTTGACAAAGACTACTGTATTAAGATGAACGATGGGAACAAAATTCCTGCAGTAGGATTTGGTACCTATTCCCCTGATGCA GTTCAGAAAAGTAAATGCGAGGAGGCTACAAAGGTGGCTATTGAAGTTGGCTTCCGCCATATTGATGGAGCCTTTGTATATGGGACTGAGGAGGAGGTTGGGCGAGCCGTTCACGAGAAGATTGCAGATGGAACAGTCAAAAGAGAGGACATATTTTACACAGGAAAA CTTGGGAGTACCTTTCACCGTCCTGAACTTGTGCGCAGCTGCCTGGAACAGTCACTGAAGAAACTTAAATTTGACTATCTTGATCTCTTCATTATCCATATCCCTGTCTCTCTAAAG GCATCTAGGGTGAAATTTACTCATGGAACACAAG ccTGGACCAGATTTATCACCAATGGATGA
- the LOC116815619 gene encoding aldo-keto reductase family 1 member C3-like isoform X5 — MEFDKDYCIKMNDGNKIPAVGFGTYSPDAVQKSKCEEATKVAIEVGFRHIDGAFVYGTEEEVGRAVHEKIADGTVKREDIFYTGKLGSTFHRPELVRSCLEQSLKKLKFDYLDLFIIHIPVSLKPGPDLSPMDENGKLIFDIVDLRQTWEAMEACKDAGLVKSIGVSNFNIRQLEMILNKPGIKYKPVLNQVECHPYLNQSKLLAFCKSKDILLEAYCALGSQRDKMWIDQSTPVLLEDPVLGAIAKKYNRSPALVALRYQLQRGVVVLFKSFTRKRIEENFQVFDFQLFEEDMKTIDGLNKNLRYLNLMQLVDHPQFPFKDE, encoded by the exons ATGGAGTTTGACAAAGACTACTGTATTAAGATGAACGATGGGAACAAAATTCCTGCAGTAGGATTTGGTACCTATTCCCCTGATGCA GTTCAGAAAAGTAAATGCGAGGAGGCTACAAAGGTGGCTATTGAAGTTGGCTTCCGCCATATTGATGGAGCCTTTGTATATGGGACTGAGGAGGAGGTTGGGCGAGCCGTTCACGAGAAGATTGCAGATGGAACAGTCAAAAGAGAGGACATATTTTACACAGGAAAA CTTGGGAGTACCTTTCACCGTCCTGAACTTGTGCGCAGCTGCCTGGAACAGTCACTGAAGAAACTTAAATTTGACTATCTTGATCTCTTCATTATCCATATCCCTGTCTCTCTAAAG ccTGGACCAGATTTATCACCAATGGATGAAAACGGAAAACTCATTTTCGATATTGTAGATCTGCGTCAAACTTGGGAG GCCATGGAGGCATGTAAAGACGCAGGGTTGGTGAAGTCCATTGGAGTGTCCAACTTCAACATCAGACAGCTGGAGATGATCCTGAACAAACCAGGGATCAAGTACAAACCTGTTCTCAACCAG GTTGAATGTCACCCTTACCTCAACCAAAGCAAACTGCTGGCCTTCTGCAAATCCAAGGATATTCTCCTCGAAGCCTATTGTGCTCTGGGCTCACAGAGAGACAAGATGTG GATAGACCAAAGCACCCCAGTTCTGCTGGAGGACCCAGTTTTGGGTGCAATTGCCAAAAAGTACAACCGAAGCCCCGCTCTAGTAGCCCTGCGCTACCAGCTGCAGCGTGGTGTCGTGGTCCTCTTTAAGAGCTTCACCAGAAAGCGTATTGAAGAAAACTTCCAG GTTTTTGACTTCCAGCTCTTTGAGGAGGACATGAAAACCATTGATGGGCTGAACAAAAACCTTCGCTACCTGAACTTAATGCA acttgtGGACCACCCTCAGTTTCCATTTAAAGATGAATAA